The genomic window GCCGGGGAACGATTGCTGGGTCTTCGACCGCAAGACCGTCGTCTTCAACGTGTTCAACGGCGCCGATGACGTCGTGGAGCGCCAGCGCTACACCGAACCCGAGGTCGTCGGGTTCTGCCTGGCCGCGTTCGAGGCCGTGTGGGAGCTGGGGATTCCCCAGCCCGAGTACAAGCCCGGCTGACGTCGGCTTTCCATGTCCGTCCCGGCAGAGGACGCCAAGAGGGCGTTCGGCGCGAGGCTTCGGGGCTTGCGCAAGGCGAAGGGCCTGTCAGGTCTGGAGTTGGCCGGCCTGACGGGCATCCCCAATTGGAAGATCTCCCGGATCGAGGGCGGCAAGCAGGGCGTCAAGTCCGGCGAACTCGCGGCCTGGTGCCGTGCGTGCGGCGCCGACGAGCAGTACGAGGATCTGGTGATCGTCCAGAGCCAGGTCCATGACATGTGGGTGGAGTGGAAGCGCGAGCTGCGCAAGGGCCAGAAACTCCTGCACGAGAACGAAGACGCCCTCTACCGGCAGACCAAGCTGCTCATCGTCTATGAGTCGAAGTGCGTCCCCGGCATCCTGCAGACGCACGGGTACGTGTTCGGCTTGTTCAAGACGGCCGAAGCGCTCTACGGCCTGCCCGAACGCGAGGCCCGGGCTGCGGCCGACGCGAGGCTTCCCAAGCAAAGTCTGGTCACAGCGGCGTCGGCGAAGAACGGCTACCACTTCGTCATCGAGCCATGGGTGCTCGAACTCGTCTTCGGCGACGTGAACGTCATGCTGGAACAGCTCACCTTCCTGTCCGCGGTGACGCTGCTCCCGAACGTCTCTCTCGGGATCATCCCTCCGGGCGCGACGCGCGCTGTTCCGCCCGGCGAGCCGT from Actinomadura rubteroloni includes these protein-coding regions:
- a CDS encoding helix-turn-helix domain-containing protein, with protein sequence MSVPAEDAKRAFGARLRGLRKAKGLSGLELAGLTGIPNWKISRIEGGKQGVKSGELAAWCRACGADEQYEDLVIVQSQVHDMWVEWKRELRKGQKLLHENEDALYRQTKLLIVYESKCVPGILQTHGYVFGLFKTAEALYGLPEREARAAADARLPKQSLVTAASAKNGYHFVIEPWVLELVFGDVNVMLEQLTFLSAVTLLPNVSLGIIPPGATRAVPPGEPFYMFDGSMVRSPMWSAGFKTSRPEEIDTFKRAFNLLRGMAVYGAEARELIEQARQKLQTSANL